TGAAGATCCTTTTAAGTCAAATCGTTTACTAATAGGTAAATCCGTACAAAACAAATTTCCCATTATAGCAAACCGCACCTTTTTTTGTGAATTTCCATTCAACTTCACACAATGTAATCCAAACAACCTGGTGACAAGGGTGTTTTCGTATGCTTTTACATGCTCGAAATATGCTGGAAGCATCCTCTTTAGTACCTGAAATCATTATTAACAATCTAAGTATAAGCATATTCATAACATTATAACTAATTATATCAAGTATTAAATAAACTTAAATAGACAATTAGATGAAAATAGACTCACTTTCACTTCTGCTTTTTTCACCGTTTTTATCATGTACTTATCATCATTCGTCATGTAAAAAAAACTCCCACTTTTTCCAGGTGACGAAAGCTCCCGAAGACCCTCTGTCCCACAAATTGATAACATGTAATCAGCTTGATCCACATTAAACAATTTCCTAAGGCTCCTGCAACCATCCATATCCATATTTGTATTATTACATGAACATATACAGTTTTAAAACATATACACTCAACCGAAAACTAACCTGAAAACCAACGGGCAGTAGTCTTTAAACTTAAAATCGCAAGATTGGTGAGGTGGCGTATGTTTCGATCCCTCGGGTGGAAATTTGGTCCAACACTTTTCATTCGTATCGAAAGCTGTAGGCTTCAATTCAAGCGATTTAGTCGGAGAAGGCCTGCCTACAGAATGCCTAATATCGAACCATTAATCAGTAACAAACATCAACACATAACAAatgaatacatatacatacacatatacatacattttatacCTTATGCCAAGCTGTAAATTAAGCATGAGCTCATAATTTTTATGGTCTTTGCCAATAGTAACCCCTTGCCGCCTCGTCAGCAGTTGGTTACCTCCCGACCCGTGGATATATCCATTACCCGCCCAATTCGAACCCAACCCATCACCATTACTAACTCTCGAATCAATCGATTGTCTTCCACCTTTAAAAGAATTTTTCCTAACGGGTCGTTTTTGATACTTTCCATCATCATTGACCCAACTAAACATCTTATCAGAAGGAAACACCGAAATACATTCGGCCTCATAAACCACACACTCACTCATTTCCAACGAAAACAACTCATTCGGGTCCCAATCACTACCATTACCTTTCGGTGACCCGTTTTCCCAATTCCCATCATACCGATTCCCGTTCGCCCAAATCATCGACCCGTTCCCATTCATCTTCCCTTTCTTCCACTGCCCAACATACTGACCCCCATTACTCCATTCATACGTTCCGTACCCATCGTGCAACCCTTTCTTCCAATCACCATAATATTGATCACCATTCGCGTAACATTTACTACCTTTTCCATGTTTTTTATTCATAACCCAACTCCCGTTATACGTATGGTTCATCGAGCCCGTAAACGTACCTTCACCATCCATATAACAGCTCCTGAACTGTCCCTCATAAGTAGAACCTGAAGGCCAACTAAACTTACCTCTACCATTCATTTTTCCTTTATACCATTCACCAAAATACATACATCCATCTGCCCATAAATACTTCCCGGACCCATTCGGGCAGTTTTCGACTGCGGCCCATTGACCCATATAAATATCACCATTTCCAAATATCTTTTCAACATCAAAACACTCAGTAGTATTGTCACTAATTTCTTCATCAACATGAGCAACAGACATTGTTGTAAATATACTAACTGCCCTTTTCTTAGCAGTTGCTTGTGATTTCTTTATTTTAACTTCCCATGACTTCAAAATGCCAGCCATAATCTATGTATATGTATGTACCATTCAAAATCTGTATGTATATGTATGGAAGATTAACCTAGATCAATCTCACCTTGTATCATGAACATAACTCTCAGAGACAAAACAACAAACATCTGGAGTGCAACCCAAAAAGGACAAAATTTTGGTTGAAAACAAAAGGGACTCTCAGAATCTTAGACACCAATGAGAATGATGAAatgttaaaaagaaacaaaaaatgaaGTCTTGTGAAGTTGTGATTGCAGAATGGATGTATTAGATTTGGCAGAAAGTggggtacttgtgtttattttttttttttttttattttaaagtcACATTCAAATTCAATTCAATTGAATGTGCCGAGCTGTTACATTTCATTGATTGCAAAAGGCAAGAAATAAAGAAAAGCTGTAATGGAATCAAAcaatgacttttttttttttttttttttttttgaataattttttttatatactccgtatatttttgtagtaaaaatttgaTAGGACTGCGGTGGGTAGGTTTATATATGATGGATGTGGGCGTCCTCGAGTATTAAAAGTTGgattcatttgaatatttctcTATAAAAGATATAGCAATTCCCATTAACTGATCGAAGATGCATTAAATTTTAGCTCATGCATACGCTTTCAATGATCATCTAATAATCTAATTAAGAGTTGTAACGGAATTATGTTAATAACTACAGATAATGATATATTTAAGAGTACTGACTAGAAAGAGTTTTAACTACTTTTAATTCAAAAATGTTTTAAGTGTCGTTTTATTTAAagaatagtttaatatattattgaGATGACAAATATTCGAGAATAAAACACTTTGATACGTAAGAAAGATACAGGCGTAATATGTTAAGACAAAAAGCAAGAATCAAATGGGCAATAGAGGGGGACGAGAACTCAAGGTATTTTCATGCGATTATCAAAAGAAGAAACAGTAGGAATAATATACGCGGGCTACACATCAATGGAACACGGCAGGAAAAACCGGGAGAAGTAAAAGATGAGGTACACAGGTATTTTCAAAACCTTTTCTCTGATCAGACCACAGATAAATTCAGTTTTATTGGGTTTGAAACTTCAAAAATTTCTCAAGATGATGCGAAAGACTTGAACTTCCTTTTGAGGAAGTTAAGGTATGGGAGGCAATCAAGGGTGTGGGGTTTCAAAAGCACCGGGGCCGGACGGTTTTAACTTCAACTTTTACAAGAAATATTTGTGGTTAATCAAAGATGATTTGATGAAAGCCCTTCGGTGGTTTCGGGATATGTGCGAATTTTCGGCAGGGTGTAATGCCTCCTTTATCACATTAATCCCAAAAAAAAAAAGATCTTATGTTCTTAAAAGATTATCGGCTGATAAGTCTAATTGGGAGCTATTATAAGAATATTTCGAAAATATTAGCCAATAGACTTCGCGGGGTTATTAATCAGCTCATTGGTATGGAGCAGAGCGCTTTTATCAAAGGTCGATCAATTCTTGATAGTATTCTTATTGCTAACGAACTTGTGGATGATGTTAAAAGGAGAAAATCTAGATGCTTTATCTTCAAGGCAAACTTTGAGAAGGCTTTTGATTGTGTTCGATGGAAATTTCTACTTGAGATTATGACTAACATGGGATTCGGGGTTAAATGGAGGTCTTGGATGGAAGCTTGTTTTAGATCGGCATCTATCTCCGTCCTAGTTAACGGATCTCCCACAAAAGAATTCACTCTCCAAAAAGGGGTGCCGAGGTGATCCTTTATTCCCTTTTCTTTTTATCATTGCAAGTGAAGGTTTAAACATCTTAGCAAACATTGCTATTCGAGATGGATTGTTGAGAGGCATTGAAATAGGAGATAACAAAGTTAATATTTCCCACCTTCAATTTGCGGACGACACAGTTTTCTTTGGCGAGTGGGGTAAGGTTAATGTAAGTAACGTCTTTAAAACACTCACTTGCTTCGAAAAAGCATCGAGACTAAAAATCAACATGAGCAAAAGTCAACTAATCGGGATTGGTGTACCCTGGTCTGATGTTGTAAATATGGCAGATAGGTTTAAATGTTGTGCGGTAAAATCCCATTTGTGTACCTAGGAATGTTGTTCGGTCAGAAAACTCATAGAAAAGAAGCATGGGATACGGTAGTTGGGAAATTTAACAAAAGGTTATCGGATTAGAAAGCAAGAACAATGTCGTTTGGTGGTCTCCTAACTCTTGTTAAATCGGTCCTTAGTAGCTTACCACTATACTTCCTTCTTGTTGTTGTTTCGTGCTCCCTCAAGTTTCATCAACCTTCTCGAGAGTTTGTGGCGTAAGTTTTTCTGGGGCGGGTCAGGTGATGAATCAAAACTACCATGGGTTAAATGGAATTCCTTACTTCGACCTTATCGGGAGGGCGGGTTGAATATTGGGTCACTAAAATCGAAAAACTGGGCTCTTTTGGGTAAATGGTGGTGGCATTTTTGGAATGAAAATGGCTCACTTTGGGTGAATGTAATCAAAAGCATTTACGGGAGGGATGAGGGTTGGGGCAATTAAACGCTAACTCTTCTTTGAAGTCTTCTACAGTGTGGCACAACATCAAAAAGATCAGTAACGAGATGAATAAAGTTGGTTTTAATTTGGAAGCTATTTTCGAAAGGGTAATTGGAGATGGGCACGACATCAGGTTCTGGGACGATTGTGGATCAGGGAGACAAAATTGAATGAAGCTTTCCCTAGACTTTATAGACTGGAAACAGCTAGGAATGCTTCGGTTAAAGATAGGGTGAGGTTCTCAAATTGGTCTTAGCATTATTCATGGGCTTGGTCAAGGGATCTACGTGGTAGGGTTCATGACGAATTACAGGAACTTATTTCGAATATTGAGAATCATGCAACACTTAATTCTGGGAGCTACTCGTGGGCATGTAACTTAGGCGGGAAAAACGTGTATATTGCAAAACTAGTTACAGAAAAAATCGATGAATTAATCCTTCCAAGGGATTCTTCAAGTGGTAAAATGCTACACAACAATCTTCTTCCGCAAAAGATTGGAATTTTTGTTTGGAAAACTTTGAGAAGTAGAATTGTGGTTAGGGTAGAACTAGACAAACGGGGTGAAACATCCCGTCAATATAATCCATGACGACTAACGTTTACTCGATCCCACAGCATTGGTCATTAACTCTATATGAACATATTTTTTTTACAACCATTGAATTCATTTATTGAAAGggatttctcaaaaagaaaatccaACATTTAAAAGTTTTAAAGACAAATCAAAGAGTTAAATGTTGGCTCAAACGTCAACCAACAACTATAATAACCGAATGTATGAAAACTGAATGCAATATTTATACATGCTTAAATAAAAATCTGCGACACAATATGCAAACTCTCTAGCCAGCGGAAGCATATGCAAAGaaattaagtacctgagaataaaacatgcgagtaaaagtcaataaaaatgttaagtgaattataggtttagtataacaactgtaaaaaaaaaattagaccacaagatttaatgttgAAAACGTATAAAATGATTATTACATCTTTCGTGAGCACTCAGTAACTTAACTTGTCTCATTTTATTTACCCTTGCATTATATAATATACACAGAAACATGTGTATCTTCTAACGAAGTACTAGACATTCCGTTAAAAACTAGCGCGACTAGCACAGAATGGGGCGGccatgcccgatagatctatccataggatttttGTTTACCAGCAAAAACTAGTAATTAAAAGTTACCAAATTAGAGAATATTTGtgtttcaactcacaatgaataatttaccatgatttgtcacttgtgtctaatatgtaaaacaaaaagcatgtattctcatcccaaaagatttaaaagagtagaaaaaggtgggactataactcacttgtaaaTCGTAGAGAGTAAATAATATGATTTTTCAATACGTTGAAAAATACGACTTAACCTTCGacatattcacgaacctataatatatatatatatatatatatatatatatatatatatatatatatatatatatatatatatatatatatatatatatatatatatatatcaaatatactacaattatattcgaatactaattatatcattcttatatgatactttttattagtcaagttagtagtcctttgttagtagtccaaaagtccaataatagtccaatagtccaatatataatcttagaattaatcaaGACGTGGTGTATACATATTGTTTTAGaatcaatcacgacccattgtatacatattgtcttagaattaaccaagaCATATTATACACATGTTGTCTTATGATTTATCTAAACTTATTGTATACATAACCAAGACTATATTATTCTatatactgtaacgaccctactttttacgTTATCTTttcccgttaattatttaatgaccgttaattgTTGTTCGTGcctcgtcatttctatgacctatattattattttagtaataatatattaattattatgtgttatgtgaatatttgtattcatattttaaatcgtacgtttctacgtatcgtggatttctatccggcgaatcttttcagttttcaaaccaacggtcgagcttttgggatttttaagtcctaattattttaaatatgatattttaatgtcatatgtttatatatagtgtttataaatatgtgatgacccggaaaatttcgactaatttaaaccaattctctatatgatttaatattatgtaaatatatatatatatatatatatatatatatatatatatatatatatatatatatatatatatatatatatatatatatatatatatatatatatatatatatattataagatgtacaagtaaaacactaattgctactgtaaaaacgactttgctagagtaaaacactatttgctacagtgaaacactatttgctacagtgctacagtgaaaacgactttgctacagtgatttgctacagtgaaacactatttgctatagtaaacactacagtaaacactatttgatgtcgactaactagtaaacaaaaacggaaaaggcggccatgcgatcgcatggcaaaaacactgaaaactcatgcgatcgcatgagctacagtaaatggaaaagtattataaatacgcctgTTTGCTCGACGGATTCTTCACAACTTTTTCAGTaatcaaaatttatatttaaattataattataattttaaatttaagtttaataataataaggtatatacgagggtatttttaattcgggtttcaaaccgctttaagctaaggaaatattaggtattgttcggggtattgttcttgaatccaaggccaaccatacagtcgtctaccatcattacgtctacgcaatttgcctacaatattgagtctcaatattgaactgtgagttatagtctccctttttaaatactttaaatatttctgggctgagaatacatgcaatttattttaaacgcaataagacacaagtacatactaaattttacactgagttaaaccgaaaatcccttagctttggtaactagtagctgccagtacataggatatggactggtgggcacgaataattgtatatggatccatagggcttgacatccccgtccgagctagagcgctagccttttaacggacgtatgttatttgagtttaagacacgttggtttgcgtgtattaaaacgaatggggtaattatcactatagcgttaagtttagttaccagggtgctctgttacgtagaatctattgataaacttttgatgaaaatcttgtggtctatctttatatatgtttatgactcgagcaattaaacatataactcaccaacattagtgttgactttttatcatgttttattctcaggtccttagactgcttccgctgtgatgtgcttgttgcctgcatggagtctctcatgctttgtacaaagtttattgcattcaaaataaaactgcgttgtgtaataaataattggactgtgatatcaacctgtaaattaaagacttatgtattttggggttttgcttatacctaagcacttggccacatatttataactttctatgtttagaaagtcacttattttaatgaatgcaatattttatcaaaacgtatcatatagaggtcaaaacctcactgttgaatcaatgattaacgtgccgcgtcaatagcgattttgacggtttatcgatcaatatcaaaggaaatgttacatcgtccaaaccgaatacgatgcaggaagccatgacaatggcacaccaactcatggaccagatcacagagagttcaattaaggcaccaattaccgaagtcaagacaactgaaggaaagaggaaatgagaagactataagggcaaaagtactcacctgaagaaacaagaaacttttaaaggtaaacaagatggggcaactgcaagtccaaactataagggaccccatccgttctgcaaaagatgttacacatatcatgcaggttattgccaagtggtctgtgataagtgcaacaagaaaggacatgtggcgaaagattgttatgccaccgtttctgaagtaaagacaaaatcgaccgatgtcaagaaatgttttggatgcaggAAGTCTGgttactttataaatcaatgccctgataaggagaagaacaaagaacccgcacgtgggagggcatttaatgttagtaccagtgaagcacgtgaggatcctaatcttgtcacgggtacgtttactgttaataatcaactagcttctattatgtttgatacgggtgctgatagaagttatatgtgtaaagactttagttctaaactaaaatatgcatcattacctctagatgataaatatactattgaattagctaatggtaaactgataaaagccgataaaatttgccacggttgcgaaataaatctcgctggtgaaaccttcaaaatcgatttgatacccgtagaattaggaagttttgacgtaatctttggcatggactggatgtccaaaacaagagcagaagttgtttgcgctgagaaagcaatccgcatccctcgtaaggatgaaacgttattaatgatttatggggagaagagcaactcgaagctgaaccttatcagctgtatgaaggcccataaacttataagaaaaggttgttatgctattctggcacatgtaaagaagatcgatactgaagaaagaagcattgatgacatgtcggttgtaagagaatatcccggagtatttccagaagaattaccggggctacctccacacagatgtgtagaattccagattgatctcataccaggagccgcacctatagcccgatccccatatagactttcaccttcagaaatgcaagaattacaagaccagttgcaagaattatcggatcgtggatttattcgtcccagtttttcaccttggggtgctcctattatgttcgtcaagaagaaggatggatctatgagaatgtgcatagattaccgagaattaaacaaattaacgatcaagaatcggtacccattaccgaggattgatgatttgtttgatcaattgcaaggatcaagtgtttattctaagattgatctaagctccggatatcatcatctgagagtgaaggaagaagatgttcctaaaaccgcgttcagaacccgttactgtcactatgagtttctagtcatgccttttggattaactaatgctccagcagtattcatggatctaatgaatcgcatctgtagaccgtatttagacaaatttgtcattgtttttctcgacgacatattgatttactcgaagaacaaggaagaacatgagcaacacttaagattgatactagagatactcaagaaagaagaattgtacacaaaattttcaaaatgtgatttctggttacaagaagtacagtttttgggccatgttgtcagtaaacatggaattaaagttgaccctgccaagatcgaagccattagtaaatgggaaacaccgaagactccaacacaaatccgccaattcttaggtcttgctggttactaccgaagattcattcaagatttctctagaatcgccaaactcttaactgcattgactcaaaagggaaagaagtattattggtccacggaacaggaattctcattccagttattaaagaagaagttaacgtctgcacccattttgtcattaccagaaatgatgatttcgtgatctattgtaatgcttcgcgccaaggtttaggatgtgtattaatgcaacgcacaaaagttattgcatatgcctcacaacaactaaaaattcatgaaaagaactatacgacgcacgatttggaacttggagcagtagtttttgcactcaaaatttggagacactatctatatggcaccaagtgtacagtgtacactgaccataagagtcttcaacatatttttgatcaaaaataactcaatatgaggcaacgtcgctgggtagagttgttaaacgattacgattgtgaaatccgttaccaccccggaaaggctaatgttgtggctgataccctaagtcggaaagaaagagtaaaacctcttagggtccgagctttgaatattacaattcgtactgatctcacaaagcaaattcaagcagcacagttagaggccttaaaagaagaaaacaaaaaaggtgaaatgagtaaaggattagaaaaacaacttaaagtaaaagccgatggaaccctgtattttgcgggtaggatatgggtaccaaaacatggtaacctaaggcaactagtactggatgaagcacacaaaacgaggtactcaattcatccaggaaatgggaaaatgtaccacgatctcaagaagttctattggtggcctaatatgaagacaaaaattgctacttatgtaagcaaatgtttgacgtgtgcaaaggtcaaagctgagcaccaaaagccgtcgggattactgcaacaactggaaattccgcagtggaaatgggaaataataaccatggatttcattacgaaattgccaaggactgcaagtagtcatgatactatttgggtgatagttgatcgtctaactaaatcagctcactttctaccaataaaggagacagacagtatggagaaattagcacgcctatatttgaagaaagtagtttccaggcatggtgtacctatctccatcatatctgatcgcgacacccgattcacatcacgtttctggcagtcattacaaaaagcattaggaactcgattagatatgagcaccgcttatcacccacggacagatggtcaaagtgaaagaacaatacaaacattggaagacatgttacgggcatgcgtgatcgaCTTTTGAACCAGttaggatcgacacttaccgttggcagaattttcatacaataacatctatcatacgagcatcaacgcagcgccgtttgaagcactttacggtagaaagtgcagatctcctatctgttggagtgaagtaggagaaagacaacttaatggaccaaaaattatttatgaaaccaccgacaagatcattcaaatacaacagtgattgaaaacggccatgagtcgccaaaagagttatgctgatgtaagaagaaaaccgttagaatttcaagtgggcgacaaagtaatGTTGAAactgtcaccctggaaaggcgttgtacgattcggtaaatgaggaaagctaagtcctaggtacgtaggaccctttgaaatcaccgaaagaattggagcagttgcttatcgattaaagctaccacaagaacttagtagtgttcatgacacatttcacgtgtcaaatttaaagaaatgtttagctgaagaggatgtcgtaattcctcttgacgaaatacgaatcaatgataaactccattttatcgaagaacctgttgaaatcatggatcgtgaggttaaacaattaaaacaaagcaaaataccgattgttagggttcgttggaacgctagacgaggacccgagtttacttgggaacgtgaggatcaaatgaagcaaaagtatccacatttgttcactgatatcgctcataaaacaggtactactcaaaatttcgggacgaaattttctttaacggggaggttatatgatgacccggaaaatttcgactaatttaaactaattctctatatgatttaatattatgtaaatatacatatatatatatatatatatatatatatatatatatatatatatatatatatatatatatatatatatatattataagatgtacaagtaaaacactaattgctactgtaaaaacgactttgc
The window above is part of the Rutidosis leptorrhynchoides isolate AG116_Rl617_1_P2 chromosome 1, CSIRO_AGI_Rlap_v1, whole genome shotgun sequence genome. Proteins encoded here:
- the LOC139871696 gene encoding phosphatidylinositol 4-phosphate 5-kinase 6-like; translated protein: MAGILKSWEVKIKKSQATAKKRAVSIFTTMSVAHVDEEISDNTTECFDVEKIFGNGDIYMGQWAAVENCPNGSGKYLWADGCMYFGEWYKGKMNGRGKFSWPSGSTYEGQFRSCYMDGEGTFTGSMNHTYNGSWVMNKKHGKGSKCYANGDQYYGDWKKGLHDGYGTYEWSNGGQYVGQWKKGKMNGNGSMIWANGNRYDGNWENGSPKGNGSDWDPNELFSLEMSECVVYEAECISVFPSDKMFSWVNDDGKYQKRPVRKNSFKGGRQSIDSRVSNGDGLGSNWAGNGYIHGSGGNQLLTRRQGVTIGKDHKNYELMLNLQLGIRHSVGRPSPTKSLELKPTAFDTNEKCWTKFPPEGSKHTPPHQSCDFKFKDYCPLVFRSLRKLFNVDQADYMLSICGTEGLRELSSPGKSGSFFYMTNDDKYMIKTVKKAEVKVLKRMLPAYFEHVKAYENTLVTRLFGLHCVKLNGNSQKKVRFAIMGNLFCTDLPISKRFDLKGSSHGRITDKPESEIDANTTLKDLDLNFIFRLHKDWFQEFCRQVNTDCKFLEHERIMDYSLLVGISIQENNHDVSADEGSLSESCTPTGIIEEDSDVTTPRVSSVSDSSLNLTRSTPMRLGNNMPARVEVTVRSHETQLVGEPTGELYNVVLYFGIIDILQDYDISKKLEHAYKSFQYDPNSISSVDPVQYSKRFRDFIFNVFKEDS